CTTCAACTTGGGGCACCGCCAGCTCCCCACCATGCTCGGGTCAGGAGGGCAATAGCATCATCCCCATGGCTCCCTTtccctggaaatcctgtggaTTCTCAGAAAGAGCCTTTCCCTGGCTGCGTGTTGACAGGAAGTTATTTCATCTTGGTCTTATTGAAAAGTAAGGGGCTGGGCTGGCAGAAGAGTGGCAACACCTCTCTGTGTGGGTGGGCTGCTATGGAGGGGCTCCAGCCACCCGCCCCTCGCAGGTTTCTCcacctttctcccaaagagcctcCCTCGGGTCCTAGGACCCTGCCATTCACCACagcaggcccctgccttgtgggGCGGCCACAGGCCTGTCCCCGTTGCTGGTCAGGTCTGGCCCCAGAAAGTGGTTTTGCCTGTTTGAGGAGGTCTGCTGTCATCCCTGCCAGCCTGGGCTCAATCTCAGATTACGTGTTCTGGAGATGGCCCATCATGGTCCCAGCTGAATCTGAGGTCTCATCGCCCCAGCCAGCCAGTCAGGCAGTTCTAGGAGCTCCTGGGCTCCCACCATGAACCAGTGACCTTGTTTATTCCTGAGATGATGATGCAGCTCGTGCTGTTGCTGGGCTTTTTGGCACCCCAGAGGGCCTGGGAACCAGCCCTTTTTTGCAGTCCTTGCTGTGGCCTCCTTTCTGGGGCATTGTCAGCAGGTGAGAAGATCGCTGCCCTCAGACAGGGCTCTCCGTATCCTCAGCCACAACCCCGCCTCAGTGGAGGGTTGGGGTGGGCTTTCTTCTCTGGAGATCCCTTCCACCACCTCGGAGGCTGCGCTAGGCCAGCTTCTGTGGGGTGAGGCCCAGCTCACCCACTCTACTCCTGGGTGCTGTGGTCAGCCTGGGCTGGGCCAGGGGTGCTGTGGCCCGGAGCCACCTGTGGCCACCCCCATTGTATATGGCCCTCATCTGGTGCATGGAGACAGAAGGGTGACCGGTCAGACCGTCAGCAGTGGTCCTGAGGACTGTGAGGGCCATGCAGGCTGGAGCCCCCTCCCCACACCTATCTCCCCAGGGAAGGTGCTGAGCTACTGGTGCTTCAGCCCCGGCCACAGCATGCGAGAGCTGATGTGCCAGGGGGTCCGGTCTCTCATCCTCACCAGCGGCACACTGGCACCCGTGTCCTCCTTCGCCCTGGAGATGCAGATGTAAGGGAGAGTGCTGGGGtggtggggcagggtgggggctTCGGGAAGCCGCCCTCAGTGCCACCCTCCCAGGTGCTTGGGGCTCAGGACCCTGGAAGGGGCAGTGAGTGCTTGTGTGGCCACCCAAGCCCACCCCTCCTGCTGTGTAGCCCTTTCCCAGTCTGCCTGGAGAACCCCCACGTCATCGACAAGCACCAGATCTGGGTGGGGATCATCCCCAAAGGCCCTGATGGGGCCCAGCTGAGCTCGGCATTTGACAGGCGGTAAGGCCTGGTGGGGAGGGTGGCAGACTTTGGGGGAGGTGGGCGGTTGGGGCTGAGCTTGCACGTAGGCAGCGGGCTGAGCGGAGGGCCTCACTCCTCTGTGGGCGGGCTCCACTATCTGCAGTGGTATCTGTGAATGCCCAAGACTGTCCTTAGCCTGAAGGAAATGCAGCACTCGTCCAGCTGCTCAGTCCCAGTGATAGGTGTGTAGGAAGAGGCTTGGGGCTGGCCCTCAGCCGGGCGGCCAGCATGTGGGAGGAGGGGCTGCCCTATGGCCTTGGCAGTCAGCGCATGGAGTGCGTTGGAGGGGGTGTGGGAGAGAAGTGCAGCTAGCAAGGCCCCACAGACAGGGAGGAGCTCGGGCGAGTGAAGGTGGCAGGAAAAGATGAACTCGGGTCCTGGGTGGATGCCCACCCTCTGCATGGAGGCGGCATCCACAGTAGCCTGGCCACTTGTCCCGAAAGTCCACGCTGCTCTGTGGAGCTACGGGGTAGAGGTCCTGGGCCTGAATCCCAGGCCAGCCAGGCAGCCTGACCGCTGGCACTGTGGGGAGAAGGTGCTAGCCCGAGGCCTCGAAGCCACCCCAGTCCTCGTGGCTGAGGGGGAGAGTCGGCCTGGAGCCAAGGACCAGGCCCCTTACGGAGGCTGCCTCCTTGGCTTTGTGCAGGTTTTCTGATGAGTGCCTGTCCTCGCTAGGGAAGGCTGTGGGTGAGTATCTGTCCCAAGGGTGGCCTCACCCTATCCCTGCCCACACCCGCCCCGGGAGCCTCTCAGCGCCCCACCCGTGACCAGGCCGAGGGCCTCTGCTTCCAGGCAACCTCGCCCGAGTGGTGCCTCATGGACTGCTGGTCTTCTTTCCTTCCTACCCTGTCATGGAGAAAAGCCTGGAGTTCTGGCGGGTACgcccttctccccacccctccaTGTCTTGGTGTCCTGGCATGAGGGGGGCAAGGGCACCCAGGCAGCCGAAGGGTCCAGGAGAGGTGGCTGGTGGGGAGAGAGCATGGCCGTAACCTCCTGCCTGCAACTCAGATGAGGGGAGCGGTGACTAGGTGCAGGGTGGCCATGCTCGGGTCTCTTCCCCCAGGCCCATGACTTCACCCGGAAGATTGAGGAGCTAAAGCCGATGTTTGTGGAGCCCAGGACTAAAGGCAGCTTCTCCGAGGTCTGTCTCACTCGGCTTGGCTTGGCCTGGCCGTGCTGGCAGGCCCTTGCCCCTGCCCGAGCCCATGGCCCCCGAGGCCAGCCAGCTACCCTTGGCCAGGCTCAGGCTCAGGCTCAGGCCAAGCTCCCTGATCAGTGGTGGCTCCCTGGGCGGCTCCTTCTTGGCCAGGCAGTGGTGGCTCTGAGGAAGTAGCTCACACCAGTGTGGACACTGACCTGTGTTGGAGGAGCTGCTGAGAGCCAGGCTCCACAGCCCCACTCTCGTCCTGGGGTTCTTTGTGTTTTCTAGACACTCCCAGTACCCTGCTGGCCTCCCTTCTGGCCAGCAGGCCAGGGCTTGATCCCAGACTGACTGATTCTCTTTCCAGGTCATTGATGCTTACTACGCCAAGATCGCCTCTCCGGGGTCCAGTGGAGCCACCTTCCTAGCCGTATGCCGGGGGAAGGTGAGGGCTCTGCGGGGTCCGGCAGCATCACAGGGCACGGGCAAGCACATGCCCCAGCCTTCTCTCCAGCAGATGCTTACGGGGGAGGGCTGACCGTCACTAACTGCTGGTGTAGGCCAGGCCCCGCTGCACACACGCCCAGCTCCAGTGCAGGAGGACGTTGGTCACAAGGGTTCTGGGGCTGCAGACCCCCAGTGGGGTCTGACCCAGCACCCCTTTCCACGCTACGGGTTTCAGCTGAGGGGCAGGGTCTTGGCTGGGCGAGAAGAGTATCCCCTCCCAGTAGCTCCCTGTTCCCGTCCCCAGGCCAGCGAGGGGCTGGACTTTGCAGACACGAATGGCCGTGGTGTGATCATCACGGGCCTCCCATACCCGCCACGCATGGACCCCCGGGTTGTGCTCAAGATGCAGTTCTTGGATGAGATGAGGAGCCAGAGTGGAGCCAGGGGCCAGGTGAGGGGCTGGGGGGTGGGACCCAGGTGAGATGCAGGGGCCAGAAGCTGGGGTGGACAGGGAGCCAATGATGGCCCCCCTCCCCCCATGCAGTTCCTCTCTGGACAAGAGTGGTACAGGCAGCAGGCATCCAGGGCTGTGAACCAGGCCATCGGGCGGGTGATCCGGCACCGTCAGGACTATGGAGCCGTCTTTCTCTGTGACCACAGGTGGGTGTGTGGTCTGCCCATGCCCCCTCCAAGGCCTGCATCCCTTCTTGACTCTGGGCCCTGAACCCACCCAAAGCTGAACGAGGTCCCAGGCATCTCCACAGAGCCCCTCCAGCCCAAGGGACTCTGGCCTTTCCAGGGAGGAGTCTGCCTGCTCAGTGCACCCACCCTGGGGGGACCCGAAGCCGCAAGCCCCAGATCCTTATGCAGCTCTGGGTGGGCAGGGCCTCAGGCCAGGGGTGGATGCAGCCTGGGGAGGGACCCCACTGACAGCCCCACCCTTGCCAGGTTCACCCACACCGATGCCAGAGCCCAGCTGCCATCCTGGGTGCGTCCATTTGTCCAGGTGTACGAAAACTTTGGCCCCGTTATCCGGGATGTGGCCCAGTTCTTCCGTGTCGCTCAGAGAACAGTGAGTTTCCAGGTCACCCAGCGGCTGCACCCCACCAGGAAGGGGCTGACCTCCCCAGAAGCCACAGAAATGGGGTAGAGGGAGTAGGGGAGGGGACTTCTCACAACTGCCTCTCTCATGCCAGATGCCTGTGCCCACCCCCCGGCCCACTGCCCCGGGCCCAGCCCTGGGAGATGGTGCCATCACAGGGGCTGCGCCACCTGGCCCCCTGCTCCCAACCAAGAGTGCCAAGAATCTGGATGTGCATGTGCCCAGCCTGCAGCGGAGGCCTGCAGGTGTGTGGGGGTACGGGCCCGGGGCATGGTGGGGGCCTGGAGGGGCACGGGTGTGCACAGGCACGCAGCACAGCCGCTGCCAGCAGCAGATGCCTGCTGGGTCTGATGGCCAGAACCCCCAGCCGACCCCCCCACCCAGTGGGCATCACTGCCTCCCCCCTCATGCTTTCCCAGGGTCGCCGGCTGCTGGAGACGCCGAGAGCAGTGTGTGCCGGGAGTATGGGCAGGAGCTGGTACTGGCCCAGCGGAGGCCCGTGGGGCTGCTGGCTGCTCTGGAGCACAGCGAGCAGCAGGCTGGGGGCCTTGGGGATGAAGCCCTCCCCGGGGAGGAGGAGGTGAAGGGAGATGGGGACCTGAGATGGACGTGACCTTGTATCTTCAGTCTTCCCAGTCCCGCCCAGGGCCCCTTACCCCTATGGCCCCACCTCTCCCCACCCTGTGGTTCTGGGTGTTAGCCTGGCTTGTACCCACCCTGGGTCTCACTCCTCCCCCAGGCACTTCCCTGCTCTGCCCATGTCTCCTCAGCCCTGGAGTGACTGTCCCATCCCCCCCAGCCTGTGCCCAGAAGCCCCTGACCTCCTGGCCTGGTCAaactgctgctgctcctgctaGGGGCATCAGCATCTCCCTCCCACCCACTCCGGGCCACCCCCTGGGCCTAGGTGCCAACAGCAGGCATCTTGGTCCCATTCTCATCAGCCCTGCAGTCACTCACTGCCACCTGCCGACCATCTGGGCCACAGTCGAGACCGCAAGGGCAGGCGGCATAGCTAGGGAAGGGGCTGCTGGTCAGGGGCTGAGTTGCCGTTTGCCCCCACCCCAACCTAAGGGATGTTTGCTGATGGGCTTTGGGGACTCCGGGGCTGAGGGTGGGGGTTGAGACTGGCTGTGTCACCCCCAGGTGCATCGCTGCTCCACCCTGTCCCTGCAGCATGAGAAGAGACTGGCGGATGAGCAGCGAGGCTGTAGGAAGAAGATTAAGCTTGTCAGCAGCCGGGTGGGTCAGCAGCCCCTGCCCACAGGTGCACTTGGGCATCTGGCAGGCACAGGCTGGGCATGGTACTGGGTGGGGGCCGTGGGCCAGAGCAGGGCCCAGAAGGACCCTCCAAGGGCTGCTTTCTTGGACAGCCATGGAGACTGCTGGGTTGGGGGGTGGGCAGAACTGGGGGACTCAGGGACTTTCTGGGGCCTCACTAGCATTGAGGGAATTTTAGAGAAAACGGTGTGTCTTAGAGCCGGGGGAGAGTCATCCTTCCCTGTTCTCCGGAGTTCGgagaggctgggggtgggggggcgagGGGTAGAAAACTGGGAATGAGAGAGGCCCTTGAGGCAGGGAGTGAGGGAGGCCAGGCAGGGGTGTGCCGGGCCAGGCCTCCTCACAGAGCCCATGAGAACCAACCCCCTCACCTCCCTGCACCACCTACCCTCCCCCTTCAGAGTCCTTGCCCTGTCAGAAGCAACACCCCCTCCACACCCCCGCTTCCCCGATCGGAGACTCCCCATCAGAACcacccccccccaacacacacccaTCAGCCCCCCACCCAGAGCCTCTTCCTCACGGGGCTGGGGCTGGCCGGGTGGagaggcaggaggaagggggGGAAAGCGTGGCTGGTTCAGGGATGTGGCAGGTGCAGGGAGGGAAAGTGTGGCAGGGACGTGGCCGGTGCAGGAGGGAAAGCATGGTTGGTGGAGGGATATGGCTGGTGCAGGAGGGAAAGTGTGGCAGGTGCAAGGACAGGGCACAGGGGCCCCTGCTGCTGCCATcttcacttttttattttattttgctttaagtgaaagtttacaaatcaagtcagtctctcatacaaaaaggtatacacaccttgctatgtactcctagctgctctccccgcaATGAGGTAGTACATACCtcctctaccctgtattccccgtgtccgtttggccagcttctgtccccctttggcctctcatctcccctctagacaggcgctgcccacatagtcttatgtgtctgcttgagccaaaaagctcactccttaccagtgtcattgtctatcttatagtccagtccaatccctgtctggagagttgccATCTCCACGTTTACGGTGGGGGTTCTCAAGCACACCATTGCGGAGTGATGGGGGACTTGGACCCCGACAGAGACACACTTTCTTTGGCTGACGTGTCTCCTCACAGATGTTTGGTTTTGGACATTGTTCCCTGGAGCGCTGCTCCACCCTACAAATGTCTTCTCACTTGTTTAGGGGACCAGGAACCAAGCACCCAGAAGACACTGCACTGTGGGCATGTCTCCTCATACtccttttaactttttatttgggGTAATTTCAGCCTTATGAGGAAGTTGCAGAAAGAATATAAAGAGTTGCCACCCCCCTTCGTGCAGTGCCCCTGAGTGTGACAACTGCACCATCATCCTCCCCTTGCACAACCATCAGACCCCAAAGACGGGATGGACACTGTTCCATAGGCCACACAGCAGCCCCTAAGACCCCGGTGTCCCTGCCTGCCCAGGGCCCTGGATGGTGGCAGTCACCTGGCGCCTTGTTCTCTATCCTCCTTGGCAATATACCCTTGAGAGTGCCAGGCGATGGTTCTGTTGCACATTCTCTCACATCACAGCCCCTCCCATGTGTGCTTGGGGACACCCTGGTTGGTGGCCTAGCGTTTCCTACCCTTGGGGTGAGCACATCCCCAAATTTCACACTTCTTGTAAACTGCAGGTGGGCTCCAAGGTGTCcccaggtttgggttttgtttttgttgtgccCTTACACAAGGGCACTCAGGCAGTGGGCCCCCTGCCACCTTTCACCCACTCCAGTGACATCAGGGGCACCCCCTTGGCACCACACTCAGGTGACACCAGAGGCACCCCCTTGGCACGCTGCTCCCGTGACACCAGGGGCCACCAGTGGAATAAGAAGCTTGTGCTCACGGGGGGCTCACAGAGCCCTTTTGTGTCCCAAGTTGGCCACTGGCTCTGGCTCTCAGGTACACTGGATCCGAGGCCTGCACAGCCTTGGGAGATAGAGACAGCACTGTGCTCAGCCTGGCTGTGGACACTGGAGTGGCACGCTGCACCCAGCCGTCTGTCTGTTCCTGGCCTCATGAAAGCAATCATGAGGAGTCTAGTTACAGCCTGATCCAGGAAGCCCCCCAGCGCCTGGGAAAGCCCCGAGTACCACTGCGTTTGTCTTCTTGGCTTCTGGGAAGGATCAGGCTGAACTTGGGGAGGGCTGCAGGGTACAGTCTGTGGGCTTGTTACCAAGGTGCCTGGGCCTGGGAGAACCGTGGCCAGAAAGGGGTGAGGGATGCAGCGGCTGGGCCCCGCTTTTGTAGACAGAGGAGGGATGCTTGGGCTGGATGTCTTGtatgggcaggagggaggagcgAGGCGTCCCCATGGGTGGGTAGAGAAGCCTGGGGGCTGGACCCCTCCCTAGCTTGGTTTCCTCGGTTCTGATTCCTAGTCAAGGGTCCAGTGTCAGGGCTGGGGTATGTGGGAGAAGTGGGGTACAGAGGCAAGTAGGGTGATGCTGAGCCGTAAGTATTTGTGAAGCTGCTCCCCTGCCGTTGGTGCAGGGCTGAATGAGTAGACAACACCCCTGACCCAGGACCCAGCTTTGCGGGGAGCCTGGTCTCTGCCCTGAGGCTGCTCCGAGAGTGTGCCCAGAGCATCATCTGGAAGCCACCTGCAGCCCCTGGGCTTGCAGCTGGCCCCTTACTGCCCACCCCGGATGTGCCCCAGACCCGGCATTCTCTTCCTATGACTGCCCTCCCCTGCCGCCTCCAGGAGTGAGCGTGGTGGGCCACTGTGGGCACCGTGAGTGCAGGGCAGACCCGCTGCTAGCCTGAGCCTGAAGGACACGGACAGCAACAGGCAGGGTACCTGCTGATGGCAGAACAGAGGCATGGTTGGGAAGGGCAGGTTCATGTCGGCCAGTGTCTGCTCTGGCCATGGGGGCTGGGGTGGCAGGCTGGCGCTGGCACTTCTCTGGGCCTAGGAGCCCATGGCCGGTCCTGACTGGTGCCTGCCTGTGTTCCAGACACAGGAGCTGGTGTCCAGTGGGCAGGTGGACAAAGCCAAGTTGTTCATGGTGGCTGTGAAGCAGGCCTTGAGCCAGGCCAACTTTGACACCTTCACCCAGGCCCTACGGGACTACAAGGACTCTGACGACCTCGCCGCCCTGGCTGCCTGCCTCGGGCCCCTCTTTGCTGAGGATCCCAGGAAGCACAGCCTGTTCCGAGGTGACACAGGAAGGGGGACAGAGATTGAGTCAAAGGTTGTCCCCCGAAAAGGAGATGGGCAGGGTCCTCAGCCTGGTGCCCCCTCCCCACAGGGCTCTACCAGTTTGTACGGCCCCACCACAAGCAGCAGTTCGAAGAAGCCTGCCTCCAGCTGACTGGCCAAGGCTGTGGCTACCAGCCACAGCACAACCTTTCTCAAGGGCAGCAGATACAGCCAGCCCCCGACCCCAGGGGTGAGCCGCTGGCCCTACACACTCCCCCATCTGTCCATGCCCTTGTGTGCACCTGAATATGCAACACCTGTTCCTGTGCTGATTAATGGACAACCCACACCTAAACAGGGGTTTCCCCAATGACAGATGTCCCCCCCTGGGGGGGCTGGCTGGGCAGGAAGACTCCCCCAGGAGGCTAGCCAGCCTGAGAGCTGGCCCTCCCCCTCTGAGCTTGGTACCTGGTGGTGGCCCTGGGGTGCCATTGTGCCTGGATTCTGAGGCAGTGGTCCTGTCGTCATCGGGGGCCCTGAGGCCCAGTTTCCCTCAgtagccccccccccccgcctgtGGGGAATTTCCAGACCCCTGGGAACACAAGGTGTTTCCCTCTGGGCTCAGGCCCAGGAGAGCTATGGGGCCTCAGTGCTTATGTTTCCCCAGGAAGGCGGGAGCCTAACCCCAAGCTGACTGTCTTCAAGGGCGCAGCCAGGCAACTGGATTCCAGAGGGCACCTCAACCAGGGTGGGCTCCATCTGACCACCAGGCCTTCTGCCACAGGTAACCTGTAGGCTGGAGACCCTGGGATGCCGGCAGAGCCTCCGGGCCCCAGTCACCATGGAGAGGTTCCTCTTGGTTCCGCCCTCCCCTGTAGTGCTCCAAGTCCTTACATCTGACACAGCCCTTGAGCCCAATCCTCTCTTGCCAGGAAAACCCAGCGGTCACCTGGGAACAGAACAGCAGGGTCGACCCACCGTGACCACCTACCTGGCAGATGCTCAAAGGGCCCTGGGATCCGAAGGCTGCAGCCAGCTCCTGGCAGCGCTGACCGCTTACAAGAAGGATGACAACTATGAGAAGGTGGTGGCTGTGGTGGCCGCACTCACCACCGCCAGGCCTGAGGACTTCTCGCTGCTGCAGAGCAAGTGCCCAGGGGCTGTGCGTGGGGTGGGAGGGGTCAGGGTCTGGGGGGCGGTCTCAGGGCTGAACACCCCACTCTGCAGGATTTGGCATGTTCATGCGCCCGCACCACCAGCGGCAGTTCCGGCAGACATGTGCAGACCTGACCGGCCAGCCCACCCCAGGTAGGGGCATGGAGCCCCCGGGGGCCAGGGACACCAGCCCTGCCAGGCCTCCTGGCCTTGAGCCCACCCATGGGGCCAGAGTACCTGCCAGACTGGGTAGGGTGTGCTGCCCTGATGCTCCCGCCTCCCTAAGCCCCATCACCCCAGGATCCCCATCTCAGCTCTGTGGTGGTTGGGGGGAGGAACAGCACCCAGGATCCTCCTCAGACTCCGCCCTCTGTCCCCAGGCCTCCCGCAGTCTGAGAAACCGGGCAAGGTCCAGAGCACGACTTCCTCCTGCTGGGAACAGAGGCCAGCAAAAAGCACAGGCGCCGACGACGCTGTCTCCCCAGGACCCAGCCAGGCACTCCCTGGGCCCTCCTGTGGCCGATCGGAGTCCCCGTGGGGTAGGTCAGGGGAGGGGGCCTGTGTTGAGGCCCACGTGCGCCCACAGCCCCGTGCAGAGGGCCCCACGTGCTCCGGCTGCGGGGCAGAGGATGAGGTGACCTTCCAGTGCCCTGACTGCGACTTCCACCGCTGCCGGGCTTGCTGGCGCCAGCACCTCCAGGTcggcccccaccccccgccagggCACGCGGCCTCTCCCTCCCCCAGGATGCAGGCAGCCTGTCCAGCAAGCCCTGTGTCCCCACAGGCCTCTAGGACCTGCCCATCCTGCCGTGCTGCCACCAGGAAGCAAAGCCT
Above is a genomic segment from Loxodonta africana isolate mLoxAfr1 chromosome 24, mLoxAfr1.hap2, whole genome shotgun sequence containing:
- the RTEL1 gene encoding regulator of telomere elongation helicase 1 isoform X2, which gives rise to MPKVTLNGVTVDFPFQPYRCQQEYMAKVLECLQKKVNGILESPTGTGKTLCLLCTTLAWREHLRDTISARKIAERAQGELFLNQSLSSWGSATSGDTPACYVDIPKIIYASRTHSQLTQVIGELRNTSYRPRMCVLGSREQLCIHPEVKKQESNHMQIHLCRRKVASRSCHFYNNIEEKSLEEVLVTPILDIEDLVKSGSRHKVCPYYLSRNLKQQADIIFMPYNYLLDPKSRRAHSIDLKGTVVIFDEAHNVEKMCEESASFDLTPHDLASGLDVIDQVLEDQTKAAKQRELYLEPDVGLAGSGLNMELEDIAKLKTILLHLEGAIDAIELPGDSGVTKPGSYIFELFAEAQITLQTKGCILDSLDQVIQHLAGRAGVFTNTAGLQKLTDIIQMVFSTCSPEGSPSSAVTQGASKFYKVHIHPDTSQRRRAQRSDARSAVAARKQGKVLSYWCFSPGHSMRELMCQGVRSLILTSGTLAPVSSFALEMQIPFPVCLENPHVIDKHQIWVGIIPKGPDGAQLSSAFDRRFSDECLSSLGKAVGNLARVVPHGLLVFFPSYPVMEKSLEFWRAHDFTRKIEELKPMFVEPRTKGSFSEVIDAYYAKIASPGSSGATFLAVCRGKASEGLDFADTNGRGVIITGLPYPPRMDPRVVLKMQFLDEMRSQSGARGQFLSGQEWYRQQASRAVNQAIGRVIRHRQDYGAVFLCDHRFTHTDARAQLPSWVRPFVQVYENFGPVIRDVAQFFRVAQRTMPVPTPRPTAPGPALGDGAITGAAPPGPLLPTKSAKNLDVHVPSLQRRPAGSPAAGDAESSVCREYGQELVLAQRRPVGLLAALEHSEQQAGGLGDEALPGEEEVHRCSTLSLQHEKRLADEQRGCRKKIKLVSSRTQELVSSGQVDKAKLFMVAVKQALSQANFDTFTQALRDYKDSDDLAALAACLGPLFAEDPRKHSLFRGLYQFVRPHHKQQFEEACLQLTGQGCGYQPQHNLSQGQQIQPAPDPRGRREPNPKLTVFKGAARQLDSRGHLNQGGLHLTTRPSATGKPSGHLGTEQQGRPTVTTYLADAQRALGSEGCSQLLAALTAYKKDDNYEKVVAVVAALTTARPEDFSLLQRFGMFMRPHHQRQFRQTCADLTGQPTPGLPQSEKPGKVQSTTSSCWEQRPAKSTGADDAVSPGPSQALPGPSCGRSESPWGRSGEGACVEAHVRPQPRAEGPTCSGCGAEDEVTFQCPDCDFHRCRACWRQHLQASRTCPSCRAATRKQSLSQVFWAGPP